One Littorina saxatilis isolate snail1 linkage group LG1, US_GU_Lsax_2.0, whole genome shotgun sequence genomic window carries:
- the LOC138973213 gene encoding keratin-associated protein 4-5-like, with translation MLTVKMLKLLETGTCRDLHLQDGDKHGQTSQRPPDTLRLCSYHSSQLRPYTCQISQLRPDTCQISQLRPDTCQINQRRPYTCHISPDTCHISQLRPDTCQISQQRPDTSQISQLRPYTCHISQLRPHTCQISHLRAFTCQISHRRLNSCQTIQQRGNSRLGTTCEPTC, from the exons ATGCTGACTGTGAAAATGCTGAAATTGCTGGAGACTGGAACGTGTCGCGACTTGCACCTCCAAGACGGAGACAAGCACGGGCAGACCAGCCAACGGCCCCCGGACACGCTTCGCCTGTGCAGCTACCACAGCAGCCAGCTGCGCCCGTACACCTGCCAGATCAGTCAGCTACGCCCGGACACCTGCCAAATCAGCCAGCTACGCCCGGACACCTGCCAGATCAACCAGCGACGCCCGTACACCTGCCACATCAGCCCGGACACCTGCCACATCAGCCAGCTACGCCCGGACACCTGCCAGATCAGCCAACAACGCCCGGACACCAGCCAGATCAGCCAGCTACGCCCGTACACCTGCCACATCAGCCAGCTACGCCCGCACACCTGCCAGATAAGCCATCTACGCGCGTTCACCTGCCAGATCAGCCATCGACGCCTCAACAGCTGCCAGACCATCCAGCAAAGAG GGAACTCAAGATTGGGGACTACGTGTGAGCCTACCTGTTGA
- the LOC138973205 gene encoding uncharacterized protein codes for MTGCNWIASLLLLVGVIVVCSKAEKARLTKKVVFDISINGEPAGRIGIGLFGDVVPKTVENFLQLATWKNGYGYKGSKFHRIITDFMIQGGDIVSGDGMGSKSIYGELFDDENFDLKHYGSGWVSMANRGPNTNGCQFFISLRDCPWLDGAHVVFGKVVEGMALVRKIEEVDTNSVDAPLVDVVITDSKLEDTFVPYDTELEGVDNPEDLGEDEDEEDNEQ; via the exons ATGACGGGATGCAACTGGATTGCAAGCCTCCTGTTGTTGGTCGGAGTGATTGTCGTCTGCTCCAAG GCAGAGAAGGCCAGACTAACAAAGAAAGTGGTTTTTGACATCTCTATCAATGGAGAGCCGGCCGGCAGGATTGGCATCGGTCTCTTCGGTGACGTGGTGCCAAAAACAGTGGAAAACTTTCTTCAACTGGCGACATGGAAAAATGGATACGGCTACAAGGGCTCCAAGTTCCATCGCATCATCACAGACTTCATGATTCAAG GTGGTGACATAGTCAGCGGTGATGGCATGGGATCAAAGAGTATCTATGGTGAACTGTTTGACGATGAAAACTTTGACCTCAAGCATTACGGATCAGGCTGGGTCAGCATGGCTAACAGAG GACCAAACACAAACGGCTGCCAGTTCTTCATCAGTTTGCGCGACTGCCCCTGGCTGGATGGAGCGCACGTGGTTTTTGGCAAGGTGGTTGAGGGTATGGCTCTGGTCAGAAAGATAGAAGAGGTGGATACCAACAGCGTGGACGCTCCGCTAGTGGACGTCGTCATCACAGACTCCAAGCTGGAGGACACTTTTGTGCCCTACGATACGGAGCTGGAAGGTGTGGATAATCCCGAGGATTTGGGCGAGGACGAGGATGAAGAGGATAATGAACAATAG